Proteins encoded by one window of Haliotis asinina isolate JCU_RB_2024 chromosome 6, JCU_Hal_asi_v2, whole genome shotgun sequence:
- the LOC137287181 gene encoding uncharacterized protein has translation MRGYITRSKIIRVLWLALVTVATLYIGSIRNKGTKQNSMVLEETHQKDHQESKSLSAKKDNDRTRTDSPEQVLLVLFSTWINKRGKEHVQRSVLETWRTWVPQITPVLLTDDPGARLNAEKSGWQVRRVGETGCGNTSMPTLRGMFNDINAQYKGTAYMVGFANGDLVFDDGLLNTMRAFVKQESDVLKTRPVMVLGKRLNVDMKDNVTVTDVSQVKGHAARGRYPGEGSSDYFITNHLFPWDRVPEIVIGRMGFGMWITAYARANNVTLYDVTKTVTAVHMTTKEGIFESGKSPNTWCNHNLINANHLKPKSYECGWIDCARRRSTYTADGAIAFTDVQNSTLMKGCHLCGYN, from the coding sequence ATGCGTGGTTACATCACCCGATCAAAGATTATAAGAGTGTTATGGTTGGCTTTGGTGACAGTTGCTACCCTGTACATTGGTTCAATAAGGAATAAGGGGACGAAACAAAACAGCATGGTGCTGGAGGAAACACATCAGAAAGATCACCAAGAAAGTAAATCACTGTCAGCAAAGAAGGATAATGATAGAACAAGAACAGATTCCCCGGAACAGGTGCTGCTTGTGCTTTTTTCCACGTGGATTAACAAACGGGGGAAAGAGCACGTGCAACGTAGCGTGCTTGAAACATGGAGGACCTGGGTGCCACAGATCACACCTGTGTTGCTGACCGACGATCCGGGGGCAAGGCTGAACGCTGAAAAGTCTGGATGGCAGGTGAGGAGGGTAGGGGAGACAGGGTGTGGCAATACCAGCATGCCCACTCTCAGAGGAATGTTCAATGACATTAATGCTCAGTATAAAGGAACTGCCTATATGGTTGGGTTTGCGAACGGTGACTTGGTTTTTGACGATGGGCTGCTGAACACAATGAGAGCATTTGTTAAACAAGAGAGTGATGTATTGAAGACGCGACCTGTGATGGTGTTAGGGAAAAGGTTAAACGTGGACATGAAGGACAACGTCACTGTCACCGACGTCAGCCAGGTGAAAGGTCACGCAGCACGTGGACGCTACCCTGGTGAGGGGTCTTCTGACTACTTCATTACGAATCACTTGTTTCCCTGGGATCGGGTGCCAGAGATTGTGATTGGACGAATGGGATTCGGAATGTGGATTACGGCATATGCACGTGCAAATAACGTGACCCTTTACGACGTCACGAAGACGGTGACTGCAGTTCATATGACCACAAAAGAAGGTATTTTTGAATCGGGTAAAAGTCCCAATACATGGTGTAACCATAACTTGATAAATGCTAATCATTTGAAGCCAAAGAGCTACGAGTGTGGTTGGATTGATTGTGCAAGGAGACGTTCCACGTACACGGCCGACGGTGCTATTGCCTTCACAGATGTTCAAAACAGTACTTTAATGAAAGGATGTCATCTATGTGGCTACAACTGA